From the genome of Candidatus Sulfotelmatobacter sp.:
CGAGAGCTTCGGCATCGCCCACAGGCCGCCCTCGGGAATTGCCTTCGCTCCGTAGGCGACCGGCTTTCCTCCTTCGAGCAGGCGGCGCACGAACGGGTGGGTCTTGAAGCGCTGGAGATTGCCGTGCGGATCGTTGGTCGGATCGGTGGAGTCGAGACCGGTCACGAATCCCACCGACCAGTGCGTGTCATCGAGGCCGTAGATGAACGCGCCGCCGAAGGTCTGCTCGGGGAGCGGCCAGCCCATGGTATGGATGACACGCCCCTTCTGCACGCGCCCCGGCGGCATCTCCCACAGCTCCTTCACGCCGGTGGAATAGACCTGCGGGTTGCGGCCGACGGTGAGTCCGAGCGTCTGCTCGAGCGCCTTGGCCAGCGTTCCGCGCGGGCCTTCGCAGAGCACCGTCGCCTTCGCGCGGCACTCGGCGCCCGGCTGGTAGTTGGGCTTCCTCTCGCCGCTGCGCGAAACGCCCTTGTCGCCAATGCGCACGCCCTCGACGCGGCCGTTCTCGACCAGCGGCGCCGCCGCCGGCATCTCGGTCGCGACCAGCACGCCCTTTTCCTCGGCCTTCTGCGCGAGCCAGGCCACCAGATTGCCGAGCGAGAGCACGTGATGGCCGTGATTGTCGAGCATCGGCGGCACCAGCGGCAGGCGGAACTCTCCACCCTCCGTGAAGAAATAGACGTCGTCGCTCGCGACGTCGGAGGAGATCGGGCAGCCCTGCTCGCGATAGTCGGGCATCAGCTCGCGGATCGCGCGCGGGTCCATGACCGCGCCCGAGATGCCGTGGGCGCCGACGGTCGCGGACTTCTCGAGCACGGCGATCGTGATCTCGCCGAGCTTGTTTCCCGGGGCTCCCGCGTTCACGGAAGCGTCGTGCTTCGCGATCAGGTTGGCGAGATGGATCGCGCCGGCGAGCCCGGCGGGGCCGGCGCCGATGAACTGCACGTCGAATTCGAGGACTTCGCGGTCCATGCTCGACCTGGCGGGCTCGCTCAGGCCCGCGCCGCCGAGGCGTGGGCTTCCGCGTGCGCCTGCTCCTCGAGCCAGCGCTGGGCGTCGATCGCCGCCATGCAGCCACTGCCGGCCGCGGTCACCGCCTGACGATAGGTGGGATCGGCGACGTCGCCGGCGGCGAAGACGCCGGGGACTCGCGTGCGCGAGGTGCCGGCCTCGACCAGCAGATAGCCACGCGAATCCATCGGCAGCTGGCCGGTGAGGAACTGCGTATTGGGCTGGTGGCCGATGGCGATGAACAGTCCGTCCACCGGGTGCTCGGTGACCTCGCCGGTCTTCAGGTTGCGAATCTTGACGCCGCGCAGCTTGTTCTGATCCACGCCCAGCGCCTCGATCACTTCGCTGTCCCACAGGAAGTCGATCTTGGGATTCGAGAGCGCCCGCTCCTGCATGATCTTCGAGGCGCGCAGCGTATCCCGACGATGCACGACCGTGACGTGGCAGAAGAGCCGCGCCAGGTAGGTGGCCTCCTCCATGGCGGTATCGCCGCCGCCCACCACCATCACGCGCTTCCCCTTGAAGAAGGGACCGTCGCAGGTCGCGCAGGCCGAGACGCCGAAGCCCATCAATTTCGATTCGCTCTCGATCCCGAGCAGCTTGGCCGAAGCGCCGGTCGCGATGATCAATGCCCGGCCCTGATAGCTCTTGCCCTCGTCGGTCCACACCGTGAACGGACGCCGAGTCACATCCACGCGGTCGGCCGCGCCGCTCACGATCTCGGTGCCGAAGCGTTCGACCTGCTTGCGCATCACTTCCATCAGCTCAGGACCCATGATGCCGGTCTCGAAGCCGGGATAGTTCTCGACCTCGGTGGTGATGGTGAGCTGTCCGCCGGGCTGCCAGCCCGCGATCAGCAGGGGCTTCAAGCCCCCGCGGGCGGCGTAGAGGGCGGCGGTGTAGCCCGCCGGGCCGGCGCCGAGGATAATGAGGTCATGGACTTCGGACACGGACGCGCTCCCGCGTGATGAGGCGATCGAATTCCGGCGAA
Proteins encoded in this window:
- a CDS encoding electron transfer flavoprotein-ubiquinone oxidoreductase — translated: MDREVLEFDVQFIGAGPAGLAGAIHLANLIAKHDASVNAGAPGNKLGEITIAVLEKSATVGAHGISGAVMDPRAIRELMPDYREQGCPISSDVASDDVYFFTEGGEFRLPLVPPMLDNHGHHVLSLGNLVAWLAQKAEEKGVLVATEMPAAAPLVENGRVEGVRIGDKGVSRSGERKPNYQPGAECRAKATVLCEGPRGTLAKALEQTLGLTVGRNPQVYSTGVKELWEMPPGRVQKGRVIHTMGWPLPEQTFGGAFIYGLDDTHWSVGFVTGLDSTDPTNDPHGNLQRFKTHPFVRRLLEGGKPVAYGAKAIPEGGLWAMPKLSTDGVLLCGDTGGFLNGARLKGIHLAIKSGMLAAETLFECLLAGDFSKERLAGYEQRFQSSWACEELRAVRNFHQGFDGGLYAGMLNTGIAMVTGGRDWMLRDRVPGHAGHERMRKLRDAWPQGKPAPQKFDGVLTFDKLADVYLSGTRHDEDQPVHLVVADTSVCATRCREEFGNPCQHFCPASVYEMVPDESRPPGSIKLHINASNCVHCKTCDIADPYQIITWVTPEGGGGPDYKNL
- the trxB gene encoding thioredoxin-disulfide reductase, producing the protein MSEVHDLIILGAGPAGYTAALYAARGGLKPLLIAGWQPGGQLTITTEVENYPGFETGIMGPELMEVMRKQVERFGTEIVSGAADRVDVTRRPFTVWTDEGKSYQGRALIIATGASAKLLGIESESKLMGFGVSACATCDGPFFKGKRVMVVGGGDTAMEEATYLARLFCHVTVVHRRDTLRASKIMQERALSNPKIDFLWDSEVIEALGVDQNKLRGVKIRNLKTGEVTEHPVDGLFIAIGHQPNTQFLTGQLPMDSRGYLLVEAGTSRTRVPGVFAAGDVADPTYRQAVTAAGSGCMAAIDAQRWLEEQAHAEAHASAARA